In the Planctomycetota bacterium genome, one interval contains:
- a CDS encoding MBL fold metallo-hydrolase — translation MAFRFQSIRSGSSGNCLLLTTGATTLLIDAGFRTLSGCKGTLGDILPRADGVVVSHLHADHIHHYALRAIEELGVPLWVSDTQTRPLRDRHFASRPFSGLRLHGFAGQPFRIGEFTVRAFEVPHHPDSTTYAFEVTCQQRGATSKAVVATDFWDWAGLRAWFDDADFIYLEANHDLELLRRYPQPNAYYHLSNPKCGALLVQAFEHSHAPPPVVMLGHLSKDRNEPALAQDTVWSVLDGAGYGRVRVEVAPRHEPSEPVLIAP, via the coding sequence TTGGCCTTCCGCTTCCAGTCGATCCGCAGCGGCAGTTCGGGCAACTGCCTGCTGCTCACGACGGGCGCGACCACGCTGCTGATTGACGCGGGCTTCCGCACCTTGTCGGGGTGCAAGGGCACCCTCGGCGACATCCTGCCCAGGGCGGACGGCGTGGTGGTCTCGCATCTGCACGCCGACCACATCCACCACTACGCGCTCCGCGCCATCGAGGAACTGGGCGTGCCGCTGTGGGTCTCCGACACCCAGACACGCCCCCTCCGCGACAGGCACTTCGCCAGCAGGCCCTTCAGCGGCCTCCGCCTGCACGGCTTCGCCGGACAGCCCTTCCGGATCGGAGAGTTCACCGTTCGGGCGTTCGAGGTGCCGCACCATCCCGACAGCACCACCTACGCCTTCGAGGTCACCTGCCAGCAGCGGGGCGCCACGAGCAAAGCCGTCGTGGCAACCGACTTCTGGGACTGGGCTGGCCTTCGCGCCTGGTTCGACGACGCGGACTTCATCTACCTCGAGGCCAACCACGACCTCGAGCTTCTGCGCCGATACCCTCAACCCAACGCCTACTACCACCTGAGCAACCCCAAGTGCGGCGCACTGCTGGTGCAGGCATTCGAGCACAGCCACGCGCCGCCCCCCGTCGTCATGCTCGGGCACCTGAGCAAGGATAGGAATGAGCCCGCGCTGGCCCAGGACACTGTCTGGAGCGTCCTCGACGGGGCGGGCTACGGCCGCGTGAGGGTGGAAGTCGCGCCCCGTCACGAGCCGTCGGAGCCAGTCCTGATCGCCCCGTGA
- a CDS encoding PQQ-binding-like beta-propeller repeat protein gives MRVCKALMLGFLAVAGEAGEAARVVASTQPGWPQWRGPRRDGISDEKGLLQEWPESGPKALWSVRDLGKGWSSPIIANGALYVTGDVGEDLVIFAFDLHGKPKWQAKNGRSWRGSYPGARGSCTYDEGRLYHINAHNRIACLDAADGKELWAVDVLQRFEGRNVPWAIAHHPLVDGSRVIVTPGGKKALMAALDKRTGETAWASEPLVFERTVKPGGGELKEPQQEADAPGYASPLLFELGGRRHLVSCSARHVFGVDADTGKLLWTAPMPTRYEVIANTPVLYKDCVFVTAPDFHGDEGGRLLRIVVEGEGVRAEELWRTDLDTCHGGLIALGDVFWGSWYRRYDGVGCIDALTGKTLHRTNELSMGSMAYADGRLYYLAQRGVMALLKPDPSDFRVVSRFAFPGGEGRRSDVWAHPVILDGRLYLRHHELLVCYDVKAR, from the coding sequence ATGAGGGTGTGCAAGGCGCTGATGCTTGGGTTCCTGGCCGTGGCGGGGGAGGCGGGCGAGGCGGCCCGAGTCGTCGCCTCGACCCAGCCCGGCTGGCCCCAGTGGCGCGGGCCGCGACGGGACGGCATCTCGGACGAGAAGGGCCTCCTCCAGGAGTGGCCCGAGAGCGGCCCGAAGGCGCTATGGAGCGTGCGCGACCTGGGCAAGGGCTGGTCGTCGCCCATCATTGCGAATGGCGCCCTCTACGTGACGGGCGATGTGGGGGAGGACCTGGTCATCTTCGCCTTCGACCTCCACGGCAAGCCCAAGTGGCAGGCGAAGAACGGCCGGTCGTGGAGAGGCTCGTATCCCGGCGCGCGGGGCAGTTGCACCTACGACGAGGGCCGCCTCTATCACATCAACGCCCACAATCGCATCGCCTGCCTCGACGCTGCCGATGGCAAGGAGCTTTGGGCGGTGGACGTGCTCCAGCGGTTCGAGGGGCGGAATGTTCCCTGGGCCATTGCCCATCACCCGCTGGTGGACGGCTCCCGCGTCATCGTCACGCCCGGCGGCAAGAAGGCGCTCATGGCCGCGCTCGACAAGAGGACGGGCGAGACGGCCTGGGCCAGCGAGCCGCTGGTCTTCGAGCGCACCGTGAAGCCCGGCGGGGGCGAACTCAAAGAGCCGCAGCAGGAGGCCGACGCCCCCGGCTACGCTTCGCCGCTTCTCTTTGAACTTGGCGGGCGGCGCCACCTGGTGAGCTGCTCGGCCCGCCATGTGTTCGGCGTGGACGCGGATACGGGCAAGCTGCTCTGGACCGCGCCCATGCCCACCCGCTATGAGGTCATCGCCAACACGCCGGTGCTCTACAAGGATTGCGTGTTCGTCACCGCGCCCGACTTTCACGGCGATGAAGGGGGCAGGCTCCTCCGCATCGTCGTCGAGGGCGAGGGAGTGCGAGCCGAGGAACTCTGGCGAACCGACCTGGACACTTGCCACGGCGGCCTCATCGCCCTCGGCGATGTGTTCTGGGGCTCGTGGTACCGCCGCTACGACGGTGTCGGCTGCATTGATGCCTTGACGGGCAAGACCCTGCACCGCACGAACGAGCTCTCGATGGGCTCGATGGCCTATGCCGACGGGCGGCTCTACTACCTCGCTCAGCGAGGCGTGATGGCCCTGCTGAAGCCCGACCCCAGCGACTTCCGCGTCGTGAGCCGGTTTGCCTTTCCCGGCGGCGAGGGACGCCGCAGCGACGTGTGGGCGCACCCCGTCATCCTCGACGGGCGCCTCTACCTGCGCCACCACGAGCTGCTCGTGTGCTACGACGTGAAGGCCCGGTGA
- a CDS encoding class I SAM-dependent methyltransferase: MAQTFETSDWQSYKMSYGEPHRELEPPEREIAVVDAALAALREAGILPHTRYDRAKMLAHRRAVAEQFEIPWTAITPRMQRLLYAINAIAQPANLIAAGVFCGNTFISNAGAGVGPGACYTARNLLGVEIKPTEAERAERNVRKLDPTGIARVVAADAVDVCRAFPEPIHLLYLDADGGPEVGKGIYLTILQAALDKLPPGALVLAHNSVNGAGRLQRYFAFVRDKANFRESLNVIFDGEGLEVSVR, encoded by the coding sequence ATGGCGCAAACGTTCGAAACCTCCGACTGGCAGAGCTACAAGATGAGCTACGGCGAGCCCCATCGCGAGCTGGAGCCGCCGGAACGCGAGATCGCGGTGGTGGACGCCGCGCTGGCGGCGCTCCGCGAGGCGGGCATCCTGCCCCACACCCGCTACGACCGAGCGAAGATGCTGGCCCACCGACGCGCCGTGGCCGAGCAGTTCGAGATTCCGTGGACGGCCATCACCCCGCGCATGCAGCGCCTCCTTTACGCCATCAACGCCATCGCTCAGCCGGCCAACCTGATTGCCGCCGGGGTCTTCTGCGGCAACACCTTCATCTCGAACGCGGGCGCCGGCGTGGGGCCGGGCGCCTGCTACACCGCAAGGAACCTGCTCGGCGTCGAGATCAAGCCCACGGAGGCCGAGCGGGCGGAGCGCAACGTGCGCAAGCTCGACCCCACGGGCATCGCCCGCGTGGTGGCGGCGGACGCCGTGGACGTCTGCCGCGCCTTCCCTGAGCCGATCCATCTGCTCTACCTCGACGCCGACGGCGGGCCCGAGGTCGGCAAGGGCATCTACCTGACGATCCTCCAGGCCGCACTCGACAAGCTGCCGCCCGGGGCCCTCGTGCTCGCCCACAACAGCGTCAACGGCGCGGGCCGCCTCCAACGCTACTTCGCCTTCGTGCGCGACAAGGCGAATTTCCGCGAGAGCCTCAACGTGATCTTCGACGGAGAGGGGCTCGAGGTCTCGGTCAGATGA